In Hamadaea flava, a genomic segment contains:
- a CDS encoding NAD(P)/FAD-dependent oxidoreductase: MKPQRILVVGAGHVGLYAALRLSRKLSSREAEVIIVDPQPHMTYQPFLPEAAAGNISPRHSVVPIRRELKKCKIVAGEVTKISHGAKTATVQPYVGPALELEYDHVIVAPGSVSRTLPIPGLRETGVGFKTIGEAIWLRNHVLDRLDVGASTSDPAVRSRALTFVFVGGGFAGIEALAEMEDMVRDAINRYYPELSPDDARWVLVEAARRILPEVGPEMGAYTAEQLTKRGISVRLDTRLESCVDGLVKLSDGDEFVTDTLVWTAGVKPSPMLEATDLPRNQRGAVTCLPTLQVVDGDRIIDGAWSAGDCAAVPDITGTPDQNGQLPFCSPSAQHAVRQAKRMADNIRASVRGSGLKPYRHKHVGSVASLGLHKGVAHVYGVKLKGWPAWMMHRTYHMSRIPSVNRKVRVIADWTLALFLRREVVPLGSLHTPHQPFDEAAATTPPRVATVPVPPVREKVGV; encoded by the coding sequence GTGAAGCCTCAGCGCATCCTTGTGGTCGGTGCCGGACATGTCGGGCTCTACGCGGCCCTCCGCCTGTCTCGCAAGCTCAGTTCCCGCGAGGCTGAGGTGATCATCGTCGATCCCCAGCCACACATGACCTACCAGCCGTTCCTCCCCGAGGCGGCGGCCGGCAACATCTCCCCCCGGCACTCCGTCGTGCCCATCCGGCGGGAGCTGAAGAAGTGCAAGATCGTTGCCGGTGAGGTCACCAAGATCTCGCACGGCGCCAAGACGGCGACCGTGCAGCCCTACGTCGGCCCGGCGCTGGAGCTGGAGTACGACCACGTCATCGTGGCCCCCGGCAGCGTCTCGCGTACCCTGCCGATCCCCGGCCTGCGCGAGACCGGCGTCGGCTTCAAGACCATCGGCGAGGCCATCTGGCTGCGCAACCACGTTCTCGACCGGCTCGACGTCGGCGCCAGCACGAGCGACCCCGCCGTCCGCAGCCGGGCGCTGACCTTCGTCTTCGTCGGCGGCGGCTTCGCCGGCATCGAGGCGCTGGCCGAGATGGAGGACATGGTCCGCGACGCCATCAACCGGTACTACCCCGAGTTGTCCCCGGACGACGCCCGGTGGGTGCTGGTCGAGGCGGCCCGGCGCATCCTGCCCGAGGTCGGCCCGGAGATGGGCGCGTACACGGCGGAGCAGTTGACCAAGCGCGGCATCTCCGTCCGCCTGGACACCCGCCTGGAGTCGTGCGTCGACGGACTCGTGAAGCTGTCCGACGGCGACGAGTTCGTCACCGACACCCTGGTCTGGACGGCCGGCGTCAAGCCCAGCCCGATGCTGGAGGCGACCGACCTGCCCCGTAACCAGCGTGGCGCGGTCACCTGCCTGCCGACCCTCCAGGTCGTCGACGGCGACCGGATCATCGACGGGGCGTGGAGCGCGGGCGACTGCGCGGCTGTTCCCGACATCACCGGTACGCCGGACCAGAACGGGCAGCTTCCGTTCTGCTCGCCGAGCGCCCAGCACGCGGTACGCCAGGCCAAGCGCATGGCGGACAACATCCGGGCGTCGGTCCGGGGCAGCGGCCTCAAGCCGTACCGGCACAAGCACGTCGGCAGCGTGGCCAGCCTCGGCCTGCACAAGGGCGTCGCGCACGTCTACGGCGTGAAGCTCAAGGGCTGGCCGGCCTGGATGATGCACCGGACCTACCACATGAGCCGGATCCCCTCGGTCAACCGGAAGGTCCGCGTGATCGCCGACTGGACCCTGGCGCTCTTCCTCCGCCGGGAGGTCGTGCCGCTGGGCAGCCTGCACACGCCGCACCAGCCGTTCGACGAGGCCGCCGCGACGACCCCGCCGCGAGTCGCGACCGTGCCGGTTCCTCCCGTACGCGAAAAGGTCGGCGTCTAG
- a CDS encoding DUF58 domain-containing protein, with translation MTQDWHPTRALGRALLLIGLLLVAAALFGRVDLVVLAVPFALSVAWGLSRRPTSVPGLRLATSEEYATEGSSLTTTLTMANRDVVAYDIAIARTQHSAWLELTAEGSGAKPDRPVVAALNSNEAAAVVLAGPARRWGRHSIGPAAAVAAACGGLLACRAVVTGSLGFKVFPVTEAFAADDAMPRAAGLVGQHRSRRPGEGGELAGVRVFGPGDRLRRIDWRTTLRTRQLHVARTLSDRDAEVVLVLDLLAEAGVSGGAGAGEPLGRAAGSAVRKSSVMDITVRASAAIAEHYLTLGDRVSMIEYGAGARRLRPASGRRQYMMVLEWLLDVSPRQVVRVPGESRMSTAISPNALVVVMTPLLDARSADMVAGLARAGRSVVTVDTLPPGLHPATPGPWTQSAYGIWRLERANTIGQLREHGVPVVAWAGTGSLDLVLRDVARMAGRAQGARR, from the coding sequence GTGACCCAGGACTGGCACCCGACCCGGGCGCTCGGCCGTGCCCTGCTGCTCATCGGGTTGCTGCTGGTCGCGGCCGCCCTGTTCGGCCGGGTCGACCTGGTCGTCCTGGCGGTCCCGTTCGCCCTGAGCGTCGCCTGGGGGCTGTCCCGGCGGCCCACCTCCGTGCCCGGTCTACGCCTGGCGACCAGCGAGGAGTATGCGACCGAGGGCAGTTCGCTGACGACCACCCTCACGATGGCGAACCGCGACGTGGTGGCGTACGACATCGCGATCGCCCGGACCCAGCACTCGGCGTGGCTGGAGTTGACCGCGGAGGGTTCGGGCGCCAAGCCGGACCGGCCCGTGGTGGCGGCGCTGAACAGCAACGAGGCGGCGGCGGTGGTGCTGGCCGGGCCGGCGCGACGTTGGGGGCGGCACAGCATCGGCCCGGCGGCGGCGGTCGCGGCGGCCTGCGGAGGTCTGCTCGCCTGCCGCGCGGTCGTGACGGGTTCGCTCGGCTTCAAGGTGTTCCCGGTGACCGAGGCGTTCGCGGCCGACGACGCGATGCCACGGGCCGCCGGCCTGGTCGGGCAGCATCGGTCGCGACGGCCGGGCGAGGGCGGCGAACTGGCCGGCGTACGCGTCTTCGGGCCGGGCGACCGGCTGCGGCGCATCGACTGGCGGACCACACTGCGGACGCGGCAGTTGCACGTCGCGCGCACGTTGTCCGACCGGGACGCCGAGGTCGTCCTCGTGCTCGATCTGCTCGCCGAGGCCGGGGTCTCCGGTGGGGCGGGCGCCGGGGAGCCTCTTGGGCGAGCCGCCGGGAGCGCAGTCAGAAAATCCAGCGTGATGGATATCACCGTACGCGCGAGCGCCGCGATCGCGGAGCACTACCTGACGTTGGGCGACCGCGTCTCGATGATCGAGTACGGCGCCGGCGCGCGCCGGTTGCGTCCGGCGTCCGGTCGTCGGCAGTACATGATGGTGCTGGAGTGGCTCCTCGACGTCTCCCCCCGCCAGGTCGTACGCGTGCCGGGGGAGAGCCGGATGTCGACGGCGATCTCGCCGAACGCCCTGGTCGTGGTGATGACGCCGCTCCTCGACGCCCGGTCGGCCGACATGGTCGCCGGGTTGGCTCGAGCCGGCCGCTCGGTCGTCACGGTCGACACGCTGCCCCCCGGGCTGCATCCGGCGACGCCCGGACCGTGGACCCAGTCGGCGTACGGCATCTGGCGGCTCGAACGGGCCAACACCATCGGCCAGCTGCGGGAGCACGGCGTACCGGTGGTGGCGTGGGCCGGCACGGGCAGCCTCGACCTCGTGCTCCGGGACGTGGCCCGGATGGCCGGCCGAGCCCAGGGAGCACGCCGATGA
- a CDS encoding YkvA family protein — translation MGRTIRRTAAFTALWKAVTASHRGGPGLVDRVFSVPRLAWASLRGQYDGSGRFLLMALATLYVVSPIDLVPEIIMGPLGLIDDGIVIAWIAGAFLSETDRFLQWERLFPKGRRRERPTSARPGDFIDGQVVD, via the coding sequence ATGGGACGGACCATCAGGCGTACCGCAGCCTTCACAGCCTTGTGGAAAGCGGTGACCGCGTCGCATCGCGGTGGACCTGGACTGGTCGACCGGGTGTTCAGCGTGCCCCGGCTGGCCTGGGCCTCGTTGCGCGGTCAGTATGACGGCTCCGGCCGGTTCCTGTTGATGGCATTGGCGACCTTGTACGTGGTCTCTCCCATCGATCTCGTGCCCGAGATCATCATGGGTCCGCTGGGACTGATCGACGACGGCATCGTCATCGCCTGGATCGCGGGGGCGTTCCTCTCGGAGACCGACCGGTTCCTGCAATGGGAGCGGCTGTTCCCGAAGGGTCGCCGCCGGGAGCGCCCGACGAGCGCCCGGCCCGGCGACTTCATCGACGGCCAGGTCGTCGACTGA
- a CDS encoding acetyl-CoA C-acetyltransferase, which translates to MTEAVIVATARSPIGRAVKGSLRDLRADDLTTTIIQAALAKVPQLDPRSIDDLYLGCGMPGGEQGHQMAKVVSTLLGMDFLPGATVTRYCASSLQTTRMAFHAIKAGEGDIFVSAGVEMVSRFARGSSDGLPPEAQALVGGSWRNPKFDAAVQRTAQRAQGGTEPWHDPREDGELPDIYMAMGQTAENLADLHGITRAEMDEFGVRSQNLAEKAIADGFWAREITPVTTPDGTVVSGDDGPRPGVTLEAVSGLKPVFRPDGRVTAGNCCPLNDGAAAVVIMSDTKARELGITPLARIVSTGVTAMSPEIMGIGPVGATRQALARAGMTIDDIDLAEINEAFAAQVIPSYRELGLPLDKVNVNGGAIAVGHPFGMTGARITNTLINSLQWHDKQFGLETMCVGGGQGMAMILERLS; encoded by the coding sequence ATGACTGAAGCCGTCATCGTCGCCACCGCCCGCTCCCCCATCGGCCGGGCCGTCAAGGGCTCGCTGCGCGACCTGCGTGCGGACGACCTCACCACGACCATCATCCAGGCGGCGCTGGCCAAGGTGCCCCAACTGGACCCGCGCTCCATCGACGACCTCTACCTCGGCTGCGGCATGCCCGGCGGCGAGCAGGGCCACCAGATGGCGAAGGTGGTCTCCACCCTGCTCGGCATGGACTTCCTGCCCGGCGCGACGGTCACGCGCTACTGCGCCTCGTCGCTCCAGACCACCCGGATGGCCTTCCACGCCATCAAGGCCGGCGAGGGTGACATCTTCGTCTCCGCCGGCGTCGAGATGGTCTCCCGCTTCGCCCGGGGCAGCTCCGACGGCCTGCCGCCCGAGGCACAGGCGCTCGTCGGCGGCTCGTGGCGCAATCCGAAGTTCGACGCGGCCGTGCAGCGCACCGCCCAACGGGCGCAGGGCGGCACCGAGCCGTGGCACGACCCCCGCGAAGACGGCGAGCTGCCCGACATCTACATGGCCATGGGGCAGACCGCGGAGAACCTCGCCGACCTGCACGGCATCACCCGCGCCGAGATGGACGAATTCGGCGTACGCAGCCAGAACCTGGCTGAGAAGGCGATCGCGGACGGCTTCTGGGCGCGCGAGATCACGCCGGTGACGACGCCGGACGGCACCGTCGTGAGCGGCGACGACGGCCCCCGGCCGGGCGTGACGCTGGAGGCGGTCAGCGGACTGAAGCCGGTCTTCCGGCCCGACGGCCGGGTCACGGCCGGCAACTGCTGCCCGCTGAACGACGGCGCGGCCGCTGTCGTGATCATGTCCGACACCAAGGCCCGCGAACTGGGCATCACGCCGCTGGCCCGGATCGTCAGCACCGGTGTGACGGCGATGAGCCCCGAGATCATGGGCATCGGGCCGGTCGGCGCCACCCGGCAGGCGCTCGCCCGGGCCGGGATGACCATCGACGACATCGACCTGGCCGAGATCAACGAAGCCTTCGCGGCTCAGGTCATCCCGTCCTACCGGGAACTCGGGCTGCCCCTCGACAAGGTCAACGTCAACGGCGGGGCGATCGCGGTCGGCCACCCGTTCGGCATGACCGGCGCCCGCATCACCAACACGCTGATCAACTCGCTTCAGTGGCACGACAAGCAGTTCGGCCTGGAGACGATGTGCGTCGGCGGCGGACAGGGCATGGCCATGATCCTCGAACGCCTCAGCTGA
- a CDS encoding SGNH/GDSL hydrolase family protein has translation MSLLKRVGKATVVALVAGTVGGAALLTAEAIVARRRSYAQPALGLNVRASIGADVAPPLRLVMLGDSAALGVGVDRVADTVGGQLADLLSNPVGGEPRRRVELSSVGVSGSRSSDLATQVARALLGLRPDVAVILVGANDVIGLRSPGEAATHLGAAVRRLREAGVEVVVGTCPDMGAARAIAPPLRQVVGWLGRRVARAQIRAVHAAGGAVVDLGAETGPVFRADPATLCEDRYHPSADGYRVWAYALLPAVAHAAGVSPTLP, from the coding sequence ATGAGCCTGCTCAAGCGGGTCGGGAAGGCGACGGTGGTGGCCCTGGTCGCCGGCACCGTCGGCGGCGCCGCGCTGCTGACCGCCGAGGCGATCGTGGCGCGCCGGCGCTCGTACGCCCAGCCCGCGCTGGGGCTCAACGTCCGGGCCAGCATCGGGGCCGACGTCGCCCCGCCCCTGCGCCTGGTGATGCTGGGCGACTCGGCCGCCCTCGGCGTGGGCGTCGACCGGGTCGCCGACACCGTCGGCGGTCAGCTCGCCGATCTGCTGTCCAATCCGGTCGGCGGCGAACCGCGCCGCCGGGTCGAGCTGTCCAGCGTCGGGGTCTCGGGATCCCGTTCGTCGGATCTCGCCACCCAGGTCGCGCGGGCGTTGCTGGGCCTGCGCCCGGACGTGGCGGTCATCCTCGTCGGCGCGAACGACGTCATCGGACTGCGCTCGCCGGGCGAGGCGGCGACGCACCTCGGCGCGGCCGTACGCCGGCTTCGCGAGGCGGGCGTCGAAGTGGTCGTCGGGACGTGCCCCGACATGGGAGCCGCTCGCGCGATCGCCCCGCCGCTGCGGCAGGTGGTCGGCTGGCTGGGTCGCCGGGTCGCCCGCGCCCAGATACGCGCGGTGCACGCCGCCGGCGGAGCGGTCGTGGACCTCGGAGCCGAGACCGGCCCCGTCTTCCGAGCCGATCCGGCCACGCTCTGTGAAGACCGCTACCACCCGTCCGCCGACGGCTACCGGGTCTGGGCGTACGCCCTGCTCCCGGCGGTCGCGCACGCGGCCGGGGTCAGCCCGACACTCCCCTGA
- a CDS encoding MarR family winged helix-turn-helix transcriptional regulator, which produces MSSDSRDNLEQRLGEQVRAFQRAVDQGDDEIARLLGLNRTDLRCLDLLLQAGPTAPGRLATELGLTTGSVTAMLDRMEKSGYISRTPDPGDRRKVVVQARPEIADQAWQVMLPLIEDSTRSIAGYSEDDLKLLLDFFERAIGIQERQIDRLRAMTPAKPAKKR; this is translated from the coding sequence ATGTCAAGTGATTCTCGAGATAATCTCGAGCAGCGCCTCGGCGAGCAGGTCAGAGCCTTCCAGCGCGCGGTCGACCAGGGCGACGACGAGATCGCCCGGCTCCTCGGGCTGAACCGGACCGACCTGCGCTGCCTCGACCTGCTGCTGCAGGCGGGTCCGACTGCGCCAGGGCGGCTGGCCACCGAACTCGGGCTCACCACCGGCAGCGTCACGGCAATGCTCGACCGGATGGAGAAGAGCGGCTACATCTCGCGTACGCCCGACCCAGGCGACCGGCGGAAGGTGGTCGTCCAGGCCCGGCCGGAGATCGCCGACCAGGCCTGGCAGGTCATGCTGCCGCTGATCGAGGACTCGACCCGCAGCATCGCCGGCTACTCCGAGGACGACCTCAAGCTGCTGCTGGACTTCTTCGAGCGGGCCATCGGCATCCAGGAGCGGCAGATCGATCGGCTCCGGGCGATGACTCCCGCCAAACCGGCGAAGAAGCGCTGA
- a CDS encoding SGNH/GDSL hydrolase family protein has translation MSTAGKKAVKTIGRAVAYSGGFAVTAGLVAAGVMYAQAEQAKRIIPLAEAPPPRPDGRYGQRHDGPELTMVVLGDSSAAGFGVFRPRETPTALIATGLARRLSRPVVAHTFAVVGATSAQLRPQVEAALEVRAELAVILIGANDVTHAGSRATAVRYLANAVRELRAAGCQVVVGTCPDLGAVQPIRPPLRWLARHWSRQMAMAQTVAVVEAGGWTVSLGDLLGPRFAREPQRMFGSDRFHPSAEGYAIASAALLPTAIAAMHRGDARPAAQTAGKGVRSLPEAAAEAVRLPGTEVSGVSVGGRDRGPAGRWAQLRHRVWEVLRLPGEDAAARADGHRGTAAEHLAAGRTDRADPPSSRLTPDRAVVGGDGVEGQPT, from the coding sequence ATGAGCACCGCAGGAAAGAAGGCCGTCAAGACCATCGGACGGGCCGTCGCGTACAGCGGCGGTTTCGCCGTCACAGCGGGTCTGGTGGCGGCGGGTGTCATGTACGCCCAGGCGGAACAAGCCAAGCGGATCATCCCCTTGGCGGAGGCGCCGCCGCCCCGGCCGGACGGCCGCTACGGTCAGCGCCACGACGGGCCCGAATTGACCATGGTCGTGCTCGGCGACTCCTCGGCCGCCGGGTTTGGCGTATTCCGTCCCCGGGAGACCCCGACTGCCCTGATCGCGACCGGGCTGGCCCGTCGGCTGAGCCGGCCGGTCGTCGCGCATACCTTCGCCGTCGTGGGGGCGACCTCGGCTCAGTTGCGACCGCAGGTGGAGGCGGCCCTCGAGGTGCGGGCCGAGTTGGCGGTCATCCTCATCGGCGCCAACGACGTGACGCACGCCGGCAGCCGGGCCACCGCCGTTCGCTACCTGGCCAACGCCGTACGCGAACTACGGGCCGCGGGCTGCCAGGTCGTCGTCGGGACGTGCCCCGATCTCGGCGCGGTTCAGCCGATCCGGCCGCCGCTGCGCTGGCTGGCCCGGCATTGGAGCCGTCAGATGGCGATGGCGCAGACGGTCGCGGTCGTCGAGGCGGGCGGCTGGACGGTGTCGCTGGGCGACCTGCTCGGGCCGCGGTTCGCCCGCGAGCCACAGCGCATGTTCGGCAGCGACCGCTTCCACCCATCGGCCGAGGGGTACGCCATCGCCAGCGCCGCTCTGCTGCCCACCGCCATCGCCGCCATGCATCGTGGGGACGCCCGCCCGGCTGCGCAGACCGCCGGTAAGGGGGTACGGTCGCTGCCGGAGGCGGCTGCCGAGGCGGTGCGCCTGCCCGGTACGGAGGTCAGCGGGGTCTCCGTCGGCGGGCGGGACCGCGGCCCGGCTGGTCGATGGGCACAGCTTCGCCACCGAGTCTGGGAGGTGCTGCGGCTGCCCGGCGAGGACGCGGCGGCCCGCGCCGACGGCCATCGCGGCACCGCCGCCGAGCATCTGGCGGCCGGCCGGACTGATAGGGCCGACCCACCGTCCTCCCGGCTGACGCCGGATCGAGCGGTGGTCGGCGGCGACGGAGTGGAGGGACAGCCGACATGA
- a CDS encoding AAA family ATPase — protein sequence MTKNLTPVEVGRVAAQVLDQVGTVVVGKRAALELVFAGILAGGHVLLEDLPGLGKTLTARMFAQALGLDFRRLQFTPDLLPADVTGSFLYDQRSHDFTFRAGPIFTNLLLADEINRTPPKTQAALLEAMQEKQVSVEGVTYRLEAPFHVLATANPIEYEGTYPLPEAQLDRFLLRVSFGYPDAAEEWSVLRRRMARQREEAVVEPVVDAATLLQMQAALETVEVEDSIGHYIVALTAATRSHPSVLVGASPRGSLALMLLARARAAMAGRDYVIPEDVKEVAVPALAHRITLRPEMWLKRVDPGSVVTDVLASTPAPASGALPAYGHAGAPGPRPSPARPQGEEWEYAESDEPAEPYRHPARG from the coding sequence GCAGGTGCTCGACCAGGTCGGCACCGTCGTGGTCGGCAAGCGCGCCGCCCTGGAGCTGGTCTTCGCGGGCATCCTCGCCGGTGGTCACGTGCTGCTGGAGGACCTGCCCGGACTGGGCAAGACGCTGACCGCGCGGATGTTCGCGCAGGCGCTCGGGCTCGACTTCCGGCGGCTGCAGTTCACTCCAGACCTGTTGCCCGCCGACGTGACCGGGTCGTTCCTCTACGACCAGCGCAGTCATGACTTCACCTTCCGGGCCGGGCCGATCTTCACGAATCTGCTGCTCGCCGACGAGATCAACCGGACGCCGCCGAAGACGCAGGCGGCGCTCCTCGAGGCGATGCAGGAGAAGCAGGTCTCGGTGGAGGGCGTGACCTATCGGCTGGAGGCGCCGTTCCACGTGCTCGCCACGGCCAACCCGATCGAGTACGAGGGCACCTACCCGCTGCCCGAGGCCCAGCTCGACCGGTTCCTGCTGCGGGTCAGCTTCGGCTACCCGGACGCCGCCGAGGAGTGGAGCGTGCTGCGCCGCCGGATGGCGCGCCAGCGTGAGGAGGCCGTCGTCGAGCCGGTGGTCGACGCGGCGACCCTGTTGCAGATGCAGGCCGCGCTGGAGACCGTCGAGGTCGAGGACTCCATCGGGCACTACATCGTCGCGCTGACCGCGGCGACCCGCTCGCACCCGTCGGTGCTGGTCGGCGCCTCGCCCCGAGGTTCGCTCGCGTTGATGCTGCTGGCGCGGGCGCGGGCGGCGATGGCCGGCCGTGACTACGTCATCCCGGAGGACGTCAAGGAGGTCGCCGTCCCGGCGCTGGCCCACCGGATCACGCTGCGGCCGGAGATGTGGCTGAAGCGGGTCGACCCCGGTTCGGTGGTCACCGACGTGCTCGCGTCGACGCCGGCCCCGGCGAGCGGAGCGCTGCCCGCGTACGGGCACGCCGGTGCGCCTGGTCCCCGGCCGAGCCCCGCCCGGCCGCAGGGCGAGGAGTGGGAGTACGCCGAGTCCGACGAGCCGGCCGAGCCCTACCGTCACCCGGCGCGAGGCTGA
- a CDS encoding cystathionine beta-synthase, protein MRYVDNVVDLIGDTPLVRLHSVTEGIPDGGPLVLAKVEYLNPGGSVKDRIATRMIDAAEQEGLLKPGGTIVEPTSGNTGVGLALVAQRRGYRCVFVCPDKVSEDKQNVLRAYGAEVVVCPTAVAPEDPRSYYSVSDRLVREIPGAWKPDQYSNPNNPLSHYETTGPEIWAQTEGRITHFVAGVGTGGTITGVGRYLKEASGGQVKIIGADPEGSVYSGGTGRPYLVEGVGEDFWPTTYDKGICDEIIEVTDRESFEMTRRLAREEGLLVGGSCGMAAVAAIKVARSAPADAVIVVLLPDGGRGYLSKLFNDDWMARYGFLAAEGPTVADVLAAKAGAMPSLVHVHPTETVRDAIDIMREYGVSQLPVLKAEPPVVTGEVAGSIAERDLLDALFAGQAHLHDMLDKHMAPPLPMVGGGQQVSEAVALLAKADAAMVLVDGKPAGVLTRQDLLNHLA, encoded by the coding sequence ATGCGATATGTCGACAACGTTGTTGACCTGATCGGCGACACCCCGCTGGTCCGGCTGCACAGCGTGACCGAGGGTATTCCAGACGGCGGCCCACTCGTGCTCGCGAAGGTTGAGTACCTCAACCCCGGCGGCTCGGTGAAGGACCGCATCGCCACCCGGATGATCGATGCGGCCGAGCAGGAGGGCCTGCTCAAGCCGGGCGGCACCATCGTCGAGCCGACCAGTGGCAACACCGGTGTCGGGCTGGCCCTCGTGGCGCAGCGCCGCGGCTACCGCTGCGTGTTCGTCTGCCCCGACAAGGTCAGCGAGGACAAGCAGAACGTGCTCCGGGCGTACGGGGCCGAGGTCGTGGTCTGCCCGACCGCGGTCGCCCCGGAGGACCCACGCTCCTACTACTCGGTCTCCGACCGGCTCGTCCGTGAGATCCCCGGCGCTTGGAAGCCCGACCAGTACTCCAACCCCAACAATCCGCTGTCGCACTACGAGACGACCGGACCGGAGATCTGGGCCCAGACCGAGGGCCGCATCACGCACTTCGTGGCGGGCGTCGGCACCGGTGGCACCATCACCGGGGTGGGCCGCTACCTCAAGGAGGCCTCCGGCGGTCAGGTGAAGATCATCGGAGCCGACCCCGAGGGTTCGGTCTACTCCGGCGGCACCGGCCGGCCGTACCTCGTCGAGGGCGTCGGCGAAGACTTCTGGCCGACCACCTACGACAAGGGCATCTGCGACGAGATCATCGAGGTCACCGACCGCGAGTCGTTCGAGATGACCCGGCGGCTCGCCCGCGAGGAGGGCCTGCTCGTCGGCGGTTCCTGCGGCATGGCTGCGGTCGCGGCGATCAAGGTGGCGCGCTCGGCGCCGGCCGACGCGGTGATCGTGGTCCTGCTCCCGGACGGCGGCCGCGGCTACCTTTCCAAGCTCTTCAACGACGACTGGATGGCCCGCTACGGCTTCCTCGCGGCGGAGGGCCCGACCGTCGCCGACGTGCTCGCGGCCAAGGCCGGCGCGATGCCGTCGCTGGTCCACGTCCATCCGACCGAGACGGTACGCGACGCGATCGACATCATGCGCGAGTACGGGGTGTCGCAGTTGCCGGTGCTCAAGGCGGAGCCGCCGGTAGTGACCGGTGAGGTCGCGGGCTCGATCGCGGAACGCGACCTGCTGGACGCGCTGTTCGCCGGGCAGGCGCACCTGCACGACATGCTCGACAAGCACATGGCTCCGCCGCTGCCCATGGTCGGCGGTGGCCAGCAGGTCTCCGAGGCGGTCGCGTTGCTGGCCAAGGCGGACGCGGCGATGGTCCTCGTCGACGGCAAGCCGGCCGGCGTCCTGACCCGGCAGGACCTGCTCAACCATCTCGCCTAG